The Bacillus sp. Y1 genome includes the window ATTAAACTTGGTATTAATTTCGGCGATTCTCTCAGCTATGCTGTCAGCCGTATTTGGTTTAGGAAGAATGATTCGTTCCCTTGTGATTGAAGGTCATGCGCCACAAAGATTAAAAGACAATACAGACGTTCCTTATCGGGGAATAATATTTTCTGGATTAGCGATGCTCGGCGGCTTATTATTCGGTCTTTTGTTTCCGAGAGCCTATCTGGTATTAATCACATCAGGTGGATTTGCTTTAATTTTCACTTATGCCGTGATTATGGCCAGTCATATTCGTTATAGGAAAAGAAACGGCTGTCCACCGGGTGGCATTTGTCAGATGCCAGGATTTCCTTATACTTCGTGGATTGCTTTGGTCAGCTTAATCATTGTGCTCCTTAGTATGCCATTGATTCCCGGACAAACAGCGGGATTGTTTACTGGGATAAGTATGGTCGTATTCTTCTCGTTAACGTATTTGGTCATGAGTCGTAGAGGTGGTCTACAAGGTCATGACGACCGAGTCCGTGGAACGCTGCAATCGAATTTTGCTACAGAGTTTTCTGAGGAGTTATATGGAGATAATGATAAGGAAAAAAAATAACCTAGTGAACTCTTCTTGTATTCATTCAAGAGGAGTTTCTTTTTGTATAATGAATGTAATTACGATATAAAGGAGTGTATTCATTGTACAAGTTAGACACACCTACATTGCATCTTGACTATCAAAAGCTTTTAACAAACATAAACGAAATGTCATCCTTTGCAAAAGAACAAGGAATCGCTTACCGTCCACATATTAAAACACATAAGTCGATAAAAATTGCCCAGCTACAGATGGAAGCGGGTGCCATTGGTATTACAACAGCAAAAATCAGTGAAGCTGAAGTGATGGCTGCTGGTGGAATCAAAGATATTTTGATTGCTTATCCCATCTCTAGTCCTGATAAAATCAAACGATTAATCAAGCTACTCGAGCAAGGAGTTCAAGTAAAGATTGCTGTCGATAATAAGGTAGCATTATCCTATTTGCAAAGAGAGTTAGAACATACTCCCTTTACACTTGAAGTATGGATCAAAGTAAATTCTGGACTGAATCGTTGTGGAGTGGAACCAGGGAAGGAAGCGGTCATCTTAGCGAAAGCGATCATGACTCACTCTAAGTTAAAGCTTGGCGGTATTTTTACACACGCAGGTCATTCCTATGCTGCGAAAACAATGGACGAGATAGAAAAGATTGGACATCACGAAGGCCTGAGCGTTGTCGAAAGTGCGGAACAGTGTGAAAAAGAGGGTATCCGAATTCCTATTCGTAGTGTCGGTTCAACACCAACCTATAAGAAGGCTGGTAAAGTAGCAGGCGTGACGGAAATTCGACCTGGAAATGCTGTGTTTTACGATGCTATTCAGGCTGGGTTGGGTGTGACATCAATTGAGAATTGTGCCCTTTCACTACTTGCTTCAGT containing:
- a CDS encoding D-TA family PLP-dependent enzyme; amino-acid sequence: MYKLDTPTLHLDYQKLLTNINEMSSFAKEQGIAYRPHIKTHKSIKIAQLQMEAGAIGITTAKISEAEVMAAGGIKDILIAYPISSPDKIKRLIKLLEQGVQVKIAVDNKVALSYLQRELEHTPFTLEVWIKVNSGLNRCGVEPGKEAVILAKAIMTHSKLKLGGIFTHAGHSYAAKTMDEIEKIGHHEGLSVVESAEQCEKEGIRIPIRSVGSTPTYKKAGKVAGVTEIRPGNAVFYDAIQAGLGVTSIENCALSLLASVVGVYKDRVIFDTGSKSLCLDKGAHGNQTVTGFGHVMGHPEIVIERLSEEHGVGVLLQETTLKLNDKVQIIPNHACTVVNQFDEYVVHENGREMDVWKVDARGMVK